From a region of the Desmodus rotundus isolate HL8 chromosome 7, HLdesRot8A.1, whole genome shotgun sequence genome:
- the ADAMTS8 gene encoding A disintegrin and metalloproteinase with thrombospondin motifs 8, with protein sequence MPRAAPQCPPLLLLLLLPLVLQPPLALGAPAGPGARGPASELVVPTRWAAAAGELALHLSAFGQDFVLRLAPDASFLAPEFKIERLGSSTGAAGGERELRDCFFSGTVNGEPESLAAVSLCGGLSGSFLLDGEEFTIQPQGTGGSLHRPHRLQRWGLGARGAQPHPLPRRPEGDDQRQHREDEHEKEEEEEAQEEEGEDDSEGEEDSEGTTEQLSPPGGESRTKRFVSEARFVETLLVADASMAAFYGTDLQNHILTLMSVAARIYKHPSIRNSIHLMVVKVLIVEDEKWGPEVSDNGGLTLRNFCNWQRHFNQPSDRHPEHFDTAILLTRQNFCGKDGMCDTLGVADIGTICDPNKSCSVIEDEGLQAAYTLAHELGHVLSMPHDDSKPCARLFGPMGKHHMMAPLFVHLNKTLPWSPCSAMYLTELLDGGHGDCLLDAPTSALPLPTDLPGQKALYELDQQCKQIFGLHFRHCPNTSAQDICAQLWCHMDGAEPLCHTKNGSLPWADGTPCGPGHLCWEGSCLPEEEVERPKAVVDGGWAPWGPWGECSRTCGGGVQFSHRECKDPEPQNGGRYCLGRRTKYQSCHTEECPPDGKSFREQQCEKYNAYNYTDMDGNLLQWVPKYAGVSPRDRCKLFCRARGRSEFKVFEAKVIDGTLCGPETLAICVRGQCVKAGCDHVVDSPRKLDKCGVCGGKGNSCRKISGSLNPSSYGYNDIVTIPAGATNIDVKQRSHPGVQNDGNYLALKTADGQYLLNGNLAISAIEQDILVKGTILKYSGSIATLERLQSFRPLPEPLTVQLLTVPGKDFPPKVKYTFFVPNDVNFSMQSSKERATTNVIQPLLNAQWVLGDWSECSSSCGAGWQRRTVECRDPSGQASAACNKALKPEDAKPCGSQPCPL encoded by the exons ATGCCCCGCGCGGCTCCCCAGTGTCCGCcgctcctcctgctgctgctgctgccgctggtGCTGCAGCCGCCGCTCGCCCTCGGCGCCCCGGCCGGGCCCGGAGCCCGGGGCCCGGCCTCGGAGTTGGTGGTGCCCACGCGGTGGGCGGCCGCGGCGGGCGAGCTGGCGCTCCACCTGTCCGCCTTCGGCCAGGACTTCGTGCTGCGCCTGGCGCCCGATGCCAGCTTCCTGGCGCCCGAGTTCAAGATCGAGCGCCTGGGGAGCTCCACCGGGGCTGCCGGGGGCGAGCGCGAGCTGCGTGACTGCTTCTTCTCAGGCACAGTGAACGGGGAGCCGGAGTCTCTGGCAGCCGTCAGCCTGTGTGGCGGACTGAGCGGCTCCTTCCTGCTGGACGGCGAGGAGTTCACCATCCAGCCGCAGGGCACTGGGGGCTCCCTGCACCGGCCGCACCGCCTGCAGCGCTGGGGACTGGGGGCGCGCGGCgcccaaccccaccccctccctcgaAGACCGGAGGGTGACGATCAGAGGCAGCACAGAGAGGACGAGCacgagaaggaagaggaggaggaagcacaGGAGGAGGAAGGCGAAGATGACTCCGAAGGCGAAGAGGACTCGGAAGGCACCACCGAGCAGCTGTCCCCCCCGGGGGGCGAGAGTAGGACCAAGCGGTTTGTGTCTGAGGCTCGCTTCGTGGAAACGCTGCTGGTGGCTGACGCGTCCATGGCGGCCTTCTATGGAACCGACCTGCAG AACCACATCCTGACTCTCATGTCTGTGGCCGCCCGCATCTACAAGCACCCCAGCATCAGGAACTCCATCCACCTGATGGTGGTGAAAGTGCTGATAGTGGAAGATGAGAAGTGGGGCCCAGAAGTGTCTGACAACGGGGGGCTGACGCTGCGCAACTTCTGCAACTGGCAACGGCATTTCAACCAGCCCAGCGACCGGCACCCGGAGCACTTCGACACGGCCATTCTGCTCACCAGACAG AACTTCTGCGGGAAGGACGGCATGTGTGACACCCTGGGCGTGGCGGACATTGGCACCATCTGTGACCCCAACAAGAGCTGCTCCGTGATCGAGGACGAGGGGCTCCAGGCGGCCTACACTCTGGCCCATGAGCTGG GGCATGTGCTCAGCATGCCCCACGACGACTCCAAGCCCTGTGCGCGGCTCTTTGGGCCCATGGGCAAGCACCACATGATGGCACCCCTCTTCGTCCACCTGAACAAGACGCTGCCCTGGTCTCCCTGCAGTGCCATGTACCTCACGGAGCTCCTGGACGGTGGGCACG GAGACTGTCTCCTCGACGCCCCCACCTCCGCCCTGCCCCTCCCGACAGACCTCCCGGGGCAGAAGGCACTCTATGAGCTGGACCAACAGTGCAAGCAGATCTTTGGGCTGCATTTCCGCCACTGTCCCAACACCTCCGCCCAGGACATCTGTGCCCAGCTCTGGTGCCACATGGATGGCGCCGAGCCCCTTTGCCACACGAAGAACGGCAGCCTGCCCTGGGCAGATGGGACACCCTGTGGGCCCGGGCACCTGTGCTGGGAGGGCAGCTGTCTTCCTGAGGAGGAAGTAGAGAGGCCTAAG GCCGTGGTGGATGGAGGCTGGGCCCCCTGGGGACCCTGGGGAGAGTGCTCCCGGACCTGTGGAGGAGGAGTACAGTTTTCACACCGAGAGTGCAAGGACCCTGAGCCTCAGAATGGAGGAAGATACTGCTTGGGCCGGAGAACCAAGTACCAGTCATGCCACACGGAGGAATGTCCCCCTGACG ggaaAAGCTTTCGGGAGCAGCAGTGTGAGAAGTATAATGCCTACAATTACACTGACATGGATGGGAACCTCCTGCAGTGGGTCCCCAAATATGCAGGGGTGTCCCCCCGGGATCGCTGCAAGTTGTTCTGTCGAGCCCGGGGAAGGAGTGAGTTCAAAGTGTTTGAGGCCAAG GTGATCGACGGCACCCTGTGTGGGCCAGAGACCCTGGCCATCTGTGTCCGTGGCCAGTGTGTCAAGGCTGGCTGTGACCACGTGGTGGACTCACCTAGGAAGCTGGACAAATGTGGGGTGTGTGGAGGCAAAGGCAACTCATGCAGGAAGATCTCCGGTTCCCTCAACCCCTCGAG TTATGGCTATAATGACATCGTCACCATCCCAGCTGGTGCCACGAACATTGATGTGAAACAACGGAGCCACCCAGGCGTCCAGAATGATGGCAACTACCTGGCGTTGAAGACCGCCGACGGGCAGTACCTGCTCAATGGGAACCTGGCCATCTCCGCCATAGAGCAGGACATTTTGGTGAAGGGGACCATCCTGAAGTACAGTGGCTCCATTGCCACCCTGGAGCGGCTGCAGAGCTTCCGGCCCCTGCCCGAGCCTCTGACTGTGCAGCTCCTGACAGTCCCTGGTAAGGACTTTCCCCCCAAAGTCAAATACACCTTCTTTGTTCCTAATGACGTGAACTTCAGCATGCAGAGCAGCAAGGAGAGAGCAACCACCAATGTCATCCAGCCCCTGCTCAACGCTCAGTGGGTCCTGGGGGACTGGTCCGAGTGCTCCAGCAGCTGCGGGGCGGGCTGGCAGCGACGGACCGTGGAGTGCCGGGACCCCAGCGGCCAGGCCTCTGCCGCCTGCAACAAGGCTCTGAAACCCGAGGATGCCAAGCCCTGTGGAAGCCAGCCGTGCCCTCTGTGA